One genomic segment of Mus pahari chromosome 4, PAHARI_EIJ_v1.1, whole genome shotgun sequence includes these proteins:
- the Gpr87 gene encoding G-protein coupled receptor 87 — MGLNFTLTKLPGNELYSQASHTANSTSEGHGKNSTLHNEFDTIILPVLYLVIFVASILLNGLAVWIFFHIRNKTSFIFYLKNIVVADLIMTLTFPFRIVRDTGFGPWYFEFILCRYTSVLFYANMYTSIVFLGLISVDRYLKVVKPFGDSRMYSITFTKVLSVCVWVVMAVLSLPNIILTNGQPTKENIHDCMKLKSPLGAKWHMAVTYVDSCLFVAVLVILIGCYIAISRYIHKSSRQFISQSSRKRKHNQSIRVVVAVFFTCFLPYHLCRIPFTFSNLDRLLDESAHKILYYCKEMTLFLSACNVCLDPIIYFFMCKSFSRRLFKKSNIRTRSESIRSLQSVRRSEVRIYYDYTDV, encoded by the exons ATGGGGCTCAACTTTACACTTACAAAATTACCAG GTAATGAGCTGTACAGCCAAGCAAGTCACACTGCAAACAGCACAAGCGAGGGACATGGGAAGAACTCTACCCTGCACAACGAATTTGACACCATCATCCTGCCAGTGCTTTACTTAGTTATCTTTGTGGCAAGCATCCTGCTGAACGGTCTGGCCGTGTGGATCTTCTTCCACATTCGGAATAAAACCAGCTTCATATTTTATCTCAAAAATATAGTGGTAGCTGACCTCATCATGACCCTGACATTCCCATTCCGAATTGTCCGTGATACAGGATTCGGACCTTGGTACTTCGAGTTCATCCTCTGCAGATACACCTCAGTCTTGTTCtatgcaaacatgtatacatCTATTGTGTTTCTTGGGCTGATCAGTGTTGATCGGTATCTAAAGGTGGTAAAGCCCTTTGGTGACTCTCGCATGTACAGCATAACCTTCACCAAAGTTTTATCAGTTTGTGTTTGGGTGGTCATGGCTGTGCTGTCCTTGCCAAACATCATACTGACTAATGGGCAACCGACCAAGGAAAATATTCATGACTGCATGAAACTCAAAAGTCCCCTGGGAGCCAAGTGGCATATGGCTGTCACCTATGTTGACAGCTGTTTGTTTGTGGCCGTGCTGGTGATTCTGATTGGATGCTACATAGCcatctccagatacatccacaaATCCAGCAGGCAGTTCATAAGTCAGTCGAGCCGGAAGCGGAAGCACAACCAGAGCATCCGTGTGGTCGTGGCTGTGTTTTTTACCTGCTTCCTCCCGTATCACTTGTGCAGAATCCCCTTTACCTTCAGTAACTTAGACAGGCTTCTAGACGAATCGGCACATAAAATCCTCTACTATTGCAAAGAAATGACACTTTTCTTGTCTGCATGCAACGTGTGCCTGGATCcgataatttattttttcatgtgtaaGTCATTTTCAAGAAGGTTATTCAAGAAATCAAACATAAGAACCAGGAGCGAAAGCATTAGGTCGCTGCAAAGTGTCCGAAGATCAGAAGTGCGCATCTATTATGACTACACTGATGTGTAA